A genome region from Rhodopseudomonas boonkerdii includes the following:
- a CDS encoding helix-turn-helix domain-containing protein produces MRGEPGKAGPDTRALRKEAGNWLKARRTEAGLSQVDLAAQLGLKYYTFISQVENGFSRVPTETLEAWALALKLDPADFAKHLLVYYEPELHRLLFGASK; encoded by the coding sequence GTGCGGGGAGAGCCGGGTAAGGCAGGGCCGGATACGCGTGCGCTGCGAAAGGAAGCCGGCAACTGGCTTAAGGCGCGGCGGACTGAAGCGGGATTATCGCAAGTCGATCTCGCCGCCCAGCTGGGCCTCAAATACTACACGTTCATTTCGCAGGTTGAGAACGGCTTCAGCCGGGTGCCGACCGAAACCCTGGAAGCGTGGGCGCTCGCCCTGAAGCTCGACCCGGCGGATTTCGCCAAACATCTGCTGGTCTATTACGAGCCGGAATTGCACCGGCTGTTGTTCGGAGCATCCAAATGA
- a CDS encoding TerC family protein has product MSELFTPEALSALLQVIMIDLVLAGDNAIVIGLAAAGLPKEQRAKAILIGIVAATLLRIGFASITVQLLQIIGLLLAGGVLLLWVCWKMWRELRAGHEHDLDEIEKMNAEDAPTGPRKTMGQAIWQITLADVSMSLDNVLAVAGAAREHPTILIFGLVLSIALMGLAASFIAKLLQKHRWIAYVGLAIILYVAGDMIYRGGLEVWPYATAYLK; this is encoded by the coding sequence ATGTCGGAACTGTTCACGCCCGAAGCCCTATCCGCATTGCTCCAGGTCATCATGATCGACCTGGTCCTCGCCGGTGACAACGCTATTGTCATCGGCCTCGCCGCTGCCGGCCTGCCAAAAGAGCAGCGCGCCAAGGCGATCCTGATCGGCATTGTCGCCGCTACCCTGCTCCGTATCGGTTTTGCCAGCATCACTGTCCAGTTGCTGCAGATCATCGGCCTGCTCCTGGCTGGCGGCGTGTTGCTGCTGTGGGTCTGCTGGAAAATGTGGCGCGAACTGCGTGCCGGCCACGAGCACGATCTCGACGAAATCGAGAAGATGAACGCCGAAGACGCCCCCACCGGCCCGCGCAAGACCATGGGGCAGGCGATCTGGCAGATCACCCTTGCCGACGTCTCGATGTCGCTGGACAACGTGCTGGCCGTGGCCGGCGCTGCCCGCGAGCATCCGACCATTCTGATCTTCGGGCTGGTATTGTCGATCGCGCTGATGGGTCTCGCCGCCAGCTTCATCGCAAAACTGCTGCAAAAGCATCGCTGGATCGCCTATGTCGGCCTGGCCATCATCCTCTATGTAGCCGGTGACATGATCTATCGCGGCGGCCTTGAGGTTTGGCCCTACGCGACGGCCTACCTCAAGTAA
- a CDS encoding sigma-54-dependent transcriptional regulator has product MAERILIADDDAVQRRLVENMVQRCGYEAIVVESGDAAMARLIDPEAPAIDALLLDLAMPGLDGMGVLERIRDAGLNIPVIVQTAHGGIDNVVSAMRAGAHDFVVKPVSAERLQVSLRNALNTSALKGELQRIRHSREGKLTFADIVTRSAAMENVLRSARKAASSSIPVLIEGESGVGKEVIARAIHGSGERSSKPFVAVNCGAIPDNLVESILFGHEKGAFTGATERHAGKFVEASGGTLFLDEVGELPLSAQVKLLRALQEGAVEAVGGRRPVKVDVRIISATNRSLLDLVKAGHFREDLFYRLHVLPLTVPPLRARREDIPHLLRHFLARFCAEENRPITSISGEAMSVLTRLDWPGNIRQLENAVYRAVVMSEGDQLGPADFPLAAAQMPFIAFPAGAPLIVEPAYHATAPNMVPDAAPILTAAGTLSMLATDNEVRPLEELESEIIRFAISHYRGQMSEVARRLKIGRSTLYRKLDEAADKNPASTDEA; this is encoded by the coding sequence ATGGCAGAACGAATTCTTATCGCCGATGACGATGCCGTCCAGCGTCGCCTTGTCGAAAACATGGTGCAGCGCTGCGGCTACGAAGCGATCGTGGTCGAGAGCGGCGATGCCGCGATGGCACGCCTGATCGACCCGGAAGCTCCCGCCATCGACGCCTTGCTGCTCGATCTGGCGATGCCCGGCCTTGACGGCATGGGCGTGCTCGAGCGCATCCGCGACGCCGGCCTCAATATTCCCGTCATCGTCCAGACCGCCCATGGCGGCATCGACAACGTCGTCTCGGCGATGCGCGCCGGTGCCCATGACTTCGTCGTCAAGCCCGTCAGCGCCGAACGCCTGCAGGTGTCGCTGCGCAACGCGCTCAACACCAGCGCGCTGAAGGGCGAATTGCAGCGCATCCGCCATAGCCGCGAAGGCAAGCTCACTTTCGCCGATATCGTCACGCGCAGCGCTGCGATGGAGAATGTCCTGCGCTCCGCGCGCAAGGCAGCATCGTCGTCCATCCCCGTACTGATCGAAGGCGAGTCCGGTGTCGGCAAGGAAGTCATCGCACGCGCCATCCACGGCTCCGGCGAGCGTAGCAGCAAGCCGTTCGTCGCCGTGAATTGCGGCGCCATTCCCGACAATCTCGTGGAGTCGATCCTGTTCGGCCACGAAAAGGGCGCCTTCACCGGCGCCACCGAGCGCCATGCCGGCAAATTCGTCGAGGCTTCCGGTGGCACGTTGTTCCTGGATGAAGTCGGCGAACTCCCCCTCAGCGCGCAGGTGAAGCTGCTGCGCGCATTGCAGGAAGGGGCCGTGGAAGCCGTCGGCGGCCGTCGCCCGGTCAAGGTCGATGTCCGTATCATCTCCGCAACCAACCGATCACTGCTCGATCTCGTCAAAGCCGGGCATTTCCGTGAGGATCTGTTCTACCGCCTGCATGTGCTGCCCCTGACGGTGCCACCGTTGCGGGCGCGTCGCGAGGACATCCCGCACCTGCTGAGGCATTTCCTCGCCCGGTTCTGCGCCGAGGAGAACCGCCCGATCACCAGCATTTCCGGCGAGGCCATGTCGGTACTGACCCGGCTGGACTGGCCTGGCAACATCCGACAGCTCGAAAATGCGGTATACCGCGCCGTGGTCATGAGCGAAGGCGACCAGCTGGGACCAGCGGATTTTCCGCTGGCCGCGGCGCAAATGCCGTTTATTGCCTTCCCCGCCGGTGCACCGCTGATTGTAGAGCCTGCCTATCACGCCACCGCGCCGAACATGGTACCGGATGCGGCACCCATACTGACCGCTGCGGGCACCCTGAGCATGCTTGCCACAGACAATGAAGTCCGCCCGCTGGAAGAACTCGAATCCGAGATCATCCGCTTTGCCATTTCCCATTACCGCGGCCAGATGTCCGAAGTCGCGCGCCGCCTGAAAATCGGCCGCTCGACGCTTTACCGGAAACTCGACGAGGCTGCAGACAAGAATCCGGCCTCGACCGATGAGGCATAG
- a CDS encoding L,D-transpeptidase family protein: MRDFNKSCSGFDRVLMAVAATFLTVSAGAATAQPSVSPRDGVSELAIDAAVPRPEPANVPPPTASDIKAETNVDTTASVPDASKASEKTIGTTSVDAPKAAETPKAAEDIEPADTAIAPAAPAPAAAPAATAVAPATPAAEPPKDVAKDIAKPASTVAVADQAVADKLREMLGNKASRQFDRKGERAAVEKFYTARDFAPLWTQGGLATATAKGVIARLKDAGSEGLDTADYPVPDFIAASTPEAQAEAELKLTASMLDYARQAQSGRMHWSQIDGDIMYPEHPTDPAEVLSHVSTAKDASAALASYNPQHEGYKRLKAKLAELRGEAEMPAQPIAEGPALRFTKATKKNPNPAVVEDDRVPQIRARLHLGNASDTRYDAEVAEAVRKFQATSNMKVTGVLDDATVRAINAPKRDRQIDTLLVNLERWRWLPRQLGAASLGDAYVMLNIPDYTLKVMQNGAQVWTTRVVVGKAGKHATPLMTETMKYITVNPTWNVPPSIIYNEYLPALQQDPTVLDRMGLKLTRNADGSIHVSQPPGEANALGRIRFNFPNKFLVYQHDTPDKNLFSHEARAYSHGCMRVQNPDQYAATLLNITMPNERYTPEKVRGMYGRSEIDLKFPTPIPVNITYQTAFVDDAGKLQMRKDVYGRDAQMLNILKNAKGKDLEQVVARAQPSYTRPRANIPQGVAFNDGARNNEPNFFERLFGGGFAQPQPAPGPRGRRTEIR; this comes from the coding sequence ATGCGAGACTTCAACAAGAGCTGTTCTGGATTCGACCGCGTGCTCATGGCCGTGGCTGCTACGTTCCTGACGGTCTCGGCCGGCGCTGCCACAGCACAACCGAGCGTCTCGCCGCGCGACGGCGTTTCCGAGCTCGCCATCGATGCGGCCGTGCCGCGCCCCGAGCCTGCCAACGTCCCACCACCCACCGCGAGCGATATCAAGGCCGAGACCAACGTCGACACCACCGCTTCGGTCCCCGATGCGAGCAAGGCATCGGAGAAGACGATCGGTACGACATCGGTTGACGCGCCTAAGGCTGCCGAGACACCGAAGGCGGCAGAAGACATCGAACCTGCCGACACCGCGATTGCTCCCGCCGCACCGGCGCCTGCAGCTGCTCCGGCGGCCACCGCCGTTGCTCCGGCGACGCCCGCTGCGGAGCCACCGAAGGACGTCGCCAAGGATATTGCGAAGCCTGCCTCGACCGTCGCCGTCGCCGACCAGGCGGTCGCTGACAAGCTGCGCGAGATGCTCGGCAACAAGGCATCGCGTCAGTTCGATCGCAAAGGCGAGCGCGCTGCCGTCGAGAAGTTCTATACCGCACGGGACTTCGCACCGCTCTGGACCCAGGGCGGCCTCGCCACTGCTACCGCCAAGGGGGTGATCGCCCGCCTGAAAGATGCCGGCAGCGAAGGACTCGACACCGCGGATTATCCGGTGCCGGATTTCATTGCAGCAAGCACGCCCGAGGCGCAGGCCGAGGCCGAGCTGAAGCTGACCGCCAGCATGCTCGACTACGCCCGCCAGGCCCAGAGTGGCCGCATGCACTGGTCGCAGATCGACGGCGACATCATGTATCCCGAGCATCCGACCGACCCGGCCGAAGTGCTCTCCCATGTCTCGACCGCCAAGGACGCATCGGCTGCGCTCGCCAGCTACAATCCCCAGCATGAAGGTTACAAGAGGCTGAAGGCCAAGCTCGCTGAGCTGCGTGGCGAGGCCGAGATGCCGGCGCAGCCAATCGCAGAAGGGCCGGCGCTGAGGTTCACCAAGGCGACGAAGAAGAATCCGAATCCGGCTGTGGTGGAAGACGATCGGGTGCCACAGATACGCGCCCGTCTCCACCTCGGCAACGCCAGCGACACCAGATACGACGCAGAAGTGGCGGAGGCCGTTCGCAAATTCCAGGCAACCAGCAACATGAAGGTCACCGGTGTTCTGGATGACGCCACCGTGCGCGCCATCAATGCGCCGAAACGCGATCGCCAGATCGACACGCTGCTGGTGAACCTGGAGCGTTGGCGCTGGCTGCCCCGCCAGCTCGGCGCCGCATCGCTCGGCGATGCCTATGTGATGCTGAACATCCCCGACTACACGCTGAAGGTGATGCAGAATGGCGCGCAGGTCTGGACCACCCGCGTCGTCGTCGGCAAGGCCGGCAAGCATGCGACGCCGCTGATGACCGAGACGATGAAGTACATCACGGTCAACCCGACCTGGAACGTGCCGCCATCGATCATCTACAACGAATATCTGCCGGCCCTGCAACAGGACCCAACGGTGCTTGATCGCATGGGCCTGAAACTGACGCGCAATGCCGACGGCAGCATCCACGTGTCGCAGCCGCCGGGCGAAGCCAATGCGCTCGGGCGGATCCGCTTCAACTTCCCGAACAAGTTCCTCGTCTACCAGCACGACACGCCGGACAAGAACCTGTTCTCGCATGAGGCGCGCGCCTACAGCCACGGCTGCATGCGCGTGCAGAACCCGGACCAATACGCTGCGACACTGCTCAACATCACCATGCCGAACGAGCGTTACACACCGGAGAAGGTGCGCGGCATGTATGGCCGCAGCGAGATCGATCTGAAATTCCCGACGCCGATCCCGGTCAACATCACCTACCAGACTGCCTTCGTGGACGATGCCGGCAAGCTGCAGATGCGTAAGGACGTTTATGGCCGCGATGCGCAGATGCTGAACATCCTGAAGAATGCGAAGGGCAAGGATCTGGAGCAGGTGGTCGCCCGCGCCCAGCCGAGCTATACGCGCCCGCGCGCCAATATCCCGCAAGGCGTCGCTTTCAACGACGGCGCTCGTAACAACGAGCCCAACTTCTTCGAGCGCCTGTTCGGTGGCGGCTTCGCCCAGCCGCAACCTGCACCCGGACCGCGAGGACGTCGCACCGAAATCCGGTAA
- a CDS encoding glutathione S-transferase family protein, whose translation MKPIITAFRESPDGGQGLARDMQVRWALEEVGQPYDVRLVTFAEMKGATHRALQPFGQIPSYEDGDLTLFESGAIVLQIAEHHAGLLPEDPAARARAIMWMFAALSTIEPPIVERDAAILVESDRPWFEARQPCLEERIRNRLTDLSRALGEAEWLGLTFSAGDLMMIGVLRRSSGSGLLEEHPNLVAYVARGEARPAFRRAFDDQYAVFLASARRAKEIS comes from the coding sequence ATGAAGCCTATAATCACGGCCTTCCGGGAATCCCCCGATGGCGGTCAGGGGCTGGCGCGGGACATGCAGGTTCGCTGGGCGCTCGAAGAGGTCGGCCAGCCTTACGATGTTCGTCTCGTGACATTCGCCGAGATGAAGGGGGCTACGCATCGCGCGCTGCAGCCCTTCGGGCAAATTCCCAGCTATGAGGACGGCGATCTGACGCTCTTCGAGTCAGGCGCCATCGTGCTGCAGATCGCGGAACACCACGCGGGCCTGTTGCCGGAGGATCCGGCTGCACGGGCTCGTGCGATCATGTGGATGTTCGCGGCACTCAGCACGATTGAGCCGCCGATCGTCGAGCGCGATGCGGCGATCCTTGTCGAAAGCGATCGGCCCTGGTTCGAAGCGCGCCAGCCTTGCCTCGAAGAGCGAATCCGCAATCGCCTGACGGACCTCTCTCGCGCGCTCGGTGAAGCAGAATGGCTAGGGCTGACCTTCAGCGCCGGTGACCTCATGATGATCGGCGTGCTGCGCAGATCGAGCGGCTCAGGACTGCTCGAAGAGCATCCCAATCTCGTCGCTTATGTCGCCCGCGGTGAGGCGCGGCCCGCTTTCAGGCGCGCTTTCGACGATCAATACGCGGTCTTTCTGGCCTCCGCGCGCCGGGCAAAGGAAATCAGCTAA
- a CDS encoding DUF882 domain-containing protein has translation MPAGFARKVKWRPSRAGLNAGLASLVLMASASSVHNATADGETRTLSFHHTHSGEDLTVTFKRNGRYDEEGLKKLNYFLRDWRNHDQTTMDRRLFDIVWEVYRDVDGKAPIQIISAYRSPATNAMLRRRSSGVARHSQHMLGHAMDFFIPGVQLEKIRIAGLRLQRGGVGFYPTSGSPFVHLDTGSIRHWPRMTYAQLERVFPNGRTVHLPSSGGTMPGYQLALADIQKRGSGDSVSLASSKPGNLLASLFGRKSADDEDESAAPAIAAGKPTPAASVVATAAPEKSAEPVPMPRAKPPAANVQLASADTETIPLPRPKQQMAAATPAPKNDGRPQTPADIINARGFWDDIPEPKQATPQQVAALTARQALDRIAEQEQGMTNVSAFAKALAYAGPSNSPVDRSHVVAASAPIPRSIRPASPNRNSMVVNEVTTVIGKSLGQAGPVTMATRLAAAYIPENHIWTRAMIVAPSVTTTMSVSAIGDGDLTVLRAHFAKPQRVVAMSFSDDPQNGLVSDQFTGSATAKLMTTSFAMRTAALR, from the coding sequence GTGCCGGCTGGTTTCGCACGCAAAGTGAAATGGCGTCCTTCGCGCGCCGGTTTAAATGCCGGTTTGGCCTCGCTGGTGCTGATGGCCAGCGCGAGTTCGGTCCATAATGCGACTGCCGATGGCGAGACCCGCACCCTTTCCTTCCACCACACCCATTCCGGCGAAGACCTCACGGTCACCTTCAAGCGCAACGGGCGCTATGACGAAGAGGGACTGAAAAAACTCAATTACTTCCTGCGCGACTGGCGCAATCACGACCAGACCACGATGGACAGGCGCCTGTTCGATATCGTTTGGGAAGTCTATCGCGACGTCGATGGCAAGGCGCCGATCCAGATCATCTCTGCCTATCGCTCGCCCGCCACCAACGCCATGCTGCGCCGTCGCTCTTCCGGCGTCGCGCGCCACAGCCAGCACATGCTCGGCCATGCGATGGATTTCTTCATTCCCGGCGTGCAGCTGGAAAAGATCCGCATCGCCGGCCTGCGTCTGCAGCGCGGCGGCGTCGGTTTCTATCCGACCTCCGGCTCGCCCTTCGTACATCTCGACACCGGCAGTATCCGTCACTGGCCGCGTATGACCTATGCACAGCTCGAGCGCGTCTTCCCGAATGGCCGCACCGTGCATCTACCGTCCAGCGGGGGCACCATGCCCGGCTATCAGCTCGCCCTTGCTGACATCCAGAAGCGCGGCTCCGGCGATAGCGTGAGCCTTGCCAGCAGCAAGCCTGGCAACCTGCTGGCTTCGCTGTTCGGACGCAAGTCGGCTGACGACGAGGATGAATCCGCGGCCCCCGCCATCGCAGCTGGCAAGCCGACGCCCGCGGCCAGCGTTGTCGCCACTGCCGCGCCGGAGAAATCCGCCGAACCGGTTCCAATGCCGCGCGCCAAACCGCCTGCCGCCAACGTCCAGCTCGCATCGGCTGACACCGAAACCATCCCGCTGCCGCGACCGAAACAGCAGATGGCTGCTGCCACGCCGGCGCCAAAGAACGATGGCCGCCCGCAGACACCGGCCGATATCATCAACGCCCGCGGCTTCTGGGATGACATCCCCGAACCGAAGCAGGCCACGCCGCAGCAGGTCGCTGCCCTCACCGCTCGCCAAGCGCTCGATCGCATCGCCGAGCAGGAACAGGGCATGACCAACGTCTCGGCCTTCGCCAAGGCGCTGGCCTATGCCGGACCGAGTAATTCGCCGGTGGATCGCTCGCACGTGGTCGCCGCCAGCGCCCCGATCCCGCGCAGCATTCGCCCTGCCTCGCCGAACAGGAATTCGATGGTCGTGAATGAAGTAACGACGGTGATCGGCAAGAGTCTCGGTCAGGCCGGTCCGGTCACGATGGCGACACGCCTCGCTGCAGCCTACATTCCCGAAAATCACATCTGGACCCGCGCGATGATCGTGGCGCCGAGCGTGACGACAACGATGTCGGTCTCGGCGATCGGCGACGGAGATCTGACCGTACTGCGCGCACATTTCGCCAAGCCGCAGAGGGTCGTGGCGATGAGCTTCTCCGACGATCCTCAGAACGGTCTCGTGAGCGATCAGTTCACCGGCTCGGCAACAGCGAAGCTGATGACGACGAGCTTCGCGATGCGGACCGCGGCGCTGCGCTGA
- a CDS encoding DUF2312 domain-containing protein codes for MATNAASVLDDQATHSFAKEQLKAIVERIERLEEEKKTISDDIKDVYGEAKGNGYDVKALRTIIRLRKQDANERAEQETILETYLQALGML; via the coding sequence ATGGCCACCAATGCTGCGTCCGTGCTGGACGATCAGGCGACGCATTCTTTCGCCAAGGAACAGCTGAAAGCCATCGTCGAGCGTATCGAGCGTCTCGAGGAAGAGAAGAAGACCATTTCCGACGACATCAAGGACGTTTATGGCGAAGCCAAAGGCAACGGCTACGACGTGAAGGCGCTGCGCACCATCATCCGCCTCCGCAAGCAGGATGCGAACGAGCGTGCCGAGCAGGAAACGATTCTGGAGACCTATTTGCAGGCGCTCGGAATGCTGTGA
- a CDS encoding DUF1244 domain-containing protein, translating to MAIGEKTQTELEAAVFRRLVAHLQGRTDVQNIDLMNLAGFCRNCLSNWLKDAADERGVALSKDESREAVYGMPYETWKALHQSEATPEKLEAMKKVHPGH from the coding sequence ATGGCGATTGGCGAAAAGACGCAGACCGAACTCGAAGCCGCGGTTTTTCGTCGGTTGGTGGCGCATCTGCAGGGCCGCACCGATGTGCAGAATATCGATCTGATGAACCTCGCCGGCTTCTGCCGCAATTGCCTGTCCAATTGGTTGAAAGATGCGGCGGACGAGCGCGGCGTGGCGTTGAGCAAGGACGAGAGCCGTGAGGCGGTTTATGGCATGCCCTACGAGACCTGGAAGGCGCTGCACCAGAGCGAAGCGACGCCGGAAAAGCTCGAAGCCATGAAGAAGGTGCACCCAGGACATTGA
- a CDS encoding DUF1036 domain-containing protein, whose translation MIIANPHSPSHARSWASLLPILAVALACIWATPAAADFRLCNNTSSRVGIALGYKDVDGWTTEGWWNVSSRACETLLRGTLVARYYYIYAIDYDRGGEWSGQAFMCSRDKEFTIKGTENCLARGFDRTGFFEVDTGEQRAWTVQLTETNEQPPKLPGMPGPGPGGPPPGAPGAGFPALPTNPGNPPAGSPPAMTPAAPPGTKQ comes from the coding sequence ATGATCATCGCGAATCCCCACAGCCCATCCCACGCCCGTTCATGGGCCAGCCTGCTGCCAATTCTGGCCGTTGCGCTGGCATGCATCTGGGCGACACCTGCGGCAGCGGATTTCAGGCTTTGCAACAACACGTCGAGCCGGGTCGGCATCGCCCTCGGCTACAAGGATGTCGATGGCTGGACAACCGAGGGCTGGTGGAACGTGTCCTCACGCGCCTGCGAGACCCTGCTGCGTGGAACCCTGGTTGCCCGGTATTATTATATCTATGCCATCGACTACGACCGTGGCGGTGAATGGTCGGGTCAGGCTTTCATGTGCTCGCGTGACAAGGAATTCACCATCAAGGGGACAGAGAATTGCCTGGCGCGCGGCTTCGACCGGACAGGTTTCTTCGAGGTCGATACCGGTGAACAGCGCGCCTGGACGGTGCAACTGACCGAAACCAACGAACAACCACCCAAACTGCCGGGTATGCCCGGCCCCGGTCCTGGCGGACCGCCTCCGGGTGCACCCGGCGCGGGCTTCCCTGCGCTGCCGACCAATCCGGGCAATCCACCTGCGGGATCGCCGCCGGCCATGACGCCGGCAGCGCCCC